In Deinococcus sedimenti, a single genomic region encodes these proteins:
- the aroB gene encoding 3-dehydroquinate synthase produces the protein MRRIEVGGASPYAVEVGAGLLDTLRVPERHVALIHPVDLPQEFVTRVQAALQPTVTIPVPARDDCKTLEVLSGVLSRLAGANIPRDGAVVGLGGGAATDLAGFAAASYLRGVAFYTLPTTLLGMVDAAVGGKTGVNLPEGKNLVGAFWPPRAVWCDTDTLGTLPGAVFREGAAEAFKHGLISDPTLLDRVLSPDFRPGGPLLEGTLADAIAVKAGVVTRDLTERGERAFLNFGHTLAHALEAVTHHGVSHGDAVGYGMHYAARLSRALGGADLTGHTRAFLTWQQPAPLPPVTFEEALTFMARDKKADADGVRFVLLRDLAQPYLRRVPEDVLREEFSGWQGDLRDLNLLT, from the coding sequence GTGCGTCGGATTGAGGTCGGTGGCGCGTCACCGTACGCGGTGGAGGTCGGCGCGGGCCTGTTGGACACGCTGAGGGTCCCCGAGCGGCACGTCGCCCTGATTCACCCGGTCGACCTGCCCCAGGAATTCGTGACGCGGGTGCAGGCGGCGCTGCAACCCACCGTGACGATTCCCGTGCCCGCGCGGGACGACTGCAAGACGCTGGAGGTTCTCTCGGGCGTGCTGTCCCGGCTGGCGGGCGCGAACATCCCGCGCGACGGCGCGGTCGTGGGGCTGGGGGGCGGCGCGGCGACCGACCTGGCGGGCTTCGCGGCGGCCAGTTACCTGCGCGGCGTGGCGTTCTACACGCTGCCGACCACACTGCTCGGCATGGTGGACGCGGCGGTGGGCGGCAAGACCGGCGTGAACCTCCCCGAGGGGAAGAACCTGGTGGGGGCGTTCTGGCCGCCGCGCGCCGTGTGGTGCGACACCGATACCCTGGGCACCCTGCCCGGCGCGGTGTTCCGCGAGGGGGCCGCCGAGGCGTTCAAGCACGGCCTGATCAGCGACCCCACGCTGCTGGACCGGGTGCTGTCCCCGGACTTCCGGCCCGGCGGACCGCTGCTGGAGGGCACGCTGGCCGACGCGATCGCCGTGAAGGCGGGCGTCGTGACCCGTGACCTGACCGAACGCGGCGAGCGGGCGTTCCTGAACTTCGGGCACACGCTGGCGCACGCGCTGGAGGCCGTCACGCACCACGGCGTGTCGCACGGCGACGCGGTCGGGTACGGGATGCACTACGCGGCGCGGCTGTCCCGCGCGCTGGGCGGCGCGGACCTGACCGGGCACACCCGCGCGTTCCTGACGTGGCAGCAGCCTGCGCCCCTGCCCCCCGTGACCTTCGAGGAGGCCCTGACCTTCATGGCGCGCGACAAGAAGGCCGACGCGGACGGCGTGCGCTTCGTGCTCCTGCGTGACCTCGCGCAGCCGTACCTGAGGCGTGTGCCGGAAGACGTGCTGCGCGAGGAATTCAGCGGCTGGCAGGGCGATCTGCGCGACCTGAACCTGCTGACCTGA
- the aroQ gene encoding type II 3-dehydroquinate dehydratase: MLLVLNGPNLNRLGLREPGVYGSQTLEDLERQCDAWGAELGQAVTCRQSNYEGQLIEWIHEAEEHGFTGIVLNPGALTHYSYALRDAIAGQRVPVIEVHISNVDAREEFRHRSVTAAVCRGKISGLGFLGYRLGLEALVEGQA, from the coding sequence ATGCTGCTCGTGCTGAACGGCCCCAACCTCAACCGACTCGGCCTGCGGGAACCCGGCGTGTACGGCTCCCAGACCCTCGAAGACCTGGAACGCCAGTGCGACGCCTGGGGCGCGGAACTCGGACAGGCCGTCACCTGCCGCCAGAGCAACTACGAGGGCCAGCTCATCGAATGGATCCACGAAGCCGAGGAACACGGCTTCACCGGCATCGTCCTGAACCCCGGCGCGCTGACCCACTACTCGTACGCGCTGCGCGACGCGATCGCCGGGCAGCGCGTCCCCGTGATCGAGGTGCACATCAGCAACGTGGACGCCCGCGAGGAATTCCGCCACAGGAGCGTCACCGCCGCCGTGTGCCGCGGCAAGATCAGCGGCCTGGGCTTCCTTGGGTACCGCCTGGGCCTGGAAGCACTTGTCGAGGGACAGGCGTGA
- a CDS encoding shikimate kinase — protein sequence MLNDTEGGRPHLQAFRAGLEDGLAGHLRDVPEDIGGRVTPLPEDSRTLSPMFSSGLIERPVSWVALAGFMGTGKSRIGWELSRALALHFVDTDKLITRVVGKSIPEVFAQEGEGYFRACEHEVVGRVTRLEHAVISLGGGTFIQEENRRCLLERGPVVVLWATPETIYQRTKHSDRPLLRTEDPLERIRTLMDERAPVYQQGTIHVHSDGRPSEEIVEEIIDRLWSWADAQHAWALDHAALDHAAPDHTPGGESRASD from the coding sequence ATGCTGAACGACACCGAGGGCGGCCGCCCGCACCTGCAGGCGTTCCGGGCCGGACTGGAGGACGGTCTGGCCGGGCACCTGCGCGACGTTCCCGAGGACATCGGGGGACGCGTCACGCCGCTGCCGGAGGATTCCCGTACACTGTCCCCCATGTTCAGTTCGGGCCTCATCGAGCGTCCGGTGTCGTGGGTGGCGCTGGCGGGCTTCATGGGCACCGGCAAGAGCCGGATCGGCTGGGAACTGTCGCGGGCGCTGGCGCTGCACTTCGTGGATACCGACAAGCTGATCACGCGCGTGGTCGGCAAGAGCATCCCGGAGGTGTTCGCGCAGGAGGGCGAGGGGTACTTCCGCGCCTGCGAGCACGAGGTCGTGGGCCGCGTGACCCGGCTGGAGCACGCCGTGATCAGCCTGGGCGGCGGGACGTTCATCCAGGAGGAGAACCGCCGCTGCCTGCTGGAACGCGGGCCGGTGGTGGTGCTGTGGGCGACGCCGGAGACGATCTACCAGCGCACGAAGCACAGCGACCGCCCCCTGCTGCGCACCGAGGACCCCCTCGAGCGCATCCGCACGCTGATGGACGAGCGCGCCCCGGTATACCAGCAGGGCACTATCCATGTGCACAGCGACGGGCGGCCCAGCGAGGAGATCGTCGAGGAGATCATCGACCGACTGTGGTCGTGGGCGGACGCGCAGCATGCCTGGGCACTGGATCATGCGGCTCTGGATCATGCGGCGCCTGACCACACGCCGGGCGGGGAGTCGCGTGCGTCGGATTGA